From a region of the Paenibacillus sp. R14(2021) genome:
- a CDS encoding MDR family MFS transporter, whose translation MIETKKSNKRLVLIGLMLGLIFAELDETVVSTAMPTIIRELHGLSLYGWVAGVYMLAVTMFMPILGKLADLYGRKRVYLSCMALFMTGSIVSGLAGSMTMLLVGRGIQGIGAGGLMPLALVIIGDTYPLEQRAKIQSLFGPLMILPQLLGPTVGGYMVGHVNWHWVFLINIPVGLIAASVLSIGMRESRGQEKRSIDWLGAGTLVAALLSLLLTPVLIDNQGLSWSSPLIIGLLVLSGLLTALFIYIERRAEEPIIPLRLFRNRSVVVLSAIVLILMLGIMGGIATFPFFAQNVMGLTPTAAGYLMLAFMAGAIPSSIVNGFLITKVPYRNLFIACFLLPIVGFYLLTQIDISTTIVYIVVTFFILGLGIGVLFGSDNLIVQESVDKADSGSALGTVQLFQALGATIGLSIFGSLLARHINTGVSGLADQLPEGTAKNIATGGIPDGLPHELLVKVQTVFAESFQHIFNISFVFVIAAFVACWFLKKEVLQKREEDTAAPAAAAESSAHL comes from the coding sequence ATGATCGAAACGAAAAAAAGCAATAAACGGCTCGTGCTCATCGGCCTGATGCTGGGGCTGATCTTCGCCGAGCTCGATGAGACCGTCGTATCGACGGCCATGCCGACGATTATCCGGGAGCTGCACGGCCTATCGCTCTACGGCTGGGTCGCAGGCGTCTACATGCTTGCCGTCACGATGTTCATGCCGATTCTCGGCAAGCTCGCCGATCTGTACGGCCGCAAGCGCGTTTACTTAAGCTGCATGGCCTTGTTCATGACCGGCTCCATTGTCAGCGGATTGGCCGGTTCTATGACGATGCTGCTCGTCGGGCGCGGCATACAAGGGATCGGCGCAGGCGGGTTGATGCCGCTCGCGCTCGTCATCATCGGCGATACGTACCCGCTGGAGCAGCGGGCGAAGATTCAAAGCTTATTCGGCCCGCTCATGATTCTGCCGCAGCTGCTCGGCCCGACGGTCGGCGGCTATATGGTCGGCCACGTCAATTGGCACTGGGTATTCCTGATCAATATTCCCGTTGGACTCATTGCTGCGTCCGTGCTTTCAATCGGTATGCGGGAATCCCGCGGCCAAGAGAAGCGGTCGATCGACTGGCTGGGCGCAGGCACGCTAGTCGCCGCCCTGCTTTCCCTGCTGCTGACGCCGGTGCTCATCGACAACCAAGGCTTGTCCTGGTCATCGCCGCTCATCATCGGCTTGCTTGTGCTCTCCGGTCTGCTGACGGCTCTCTTCATCTACATCGAGCGCCGCGCCGAGGAACCGATCATTCCGCTGCGGCTCTTCCGCAACCGGTCGGTCGTCGTCCTATCCGCCATCGTACTCATTCTGATGCTTGGCATTATGGGCGGCATCGCAACCTTCCCGTTCTTCGCCCAGAACGTCATGGGGCTGACCCCGACGGCAGCCGGTTATCTCATGCTTGCCTTCATGGCCGGCGCGATTCCGTCGAGTATCGTGAACGGCTTTCTCATCACGAAGGTGCCTTACCGCAATTTGTTCATCGCCTGCTTCCTGCTGCCGATCGTGGGCTTCTATCTGCTGACGCAAATCGATATCAGCACGACCATCGTCTACATCGTGGTGACGTTCTTCATCCTCGGTCTAGGCATCGGCGTACTGTTCGGCAGCGACAATCTGATCGTGCAGGAATCCGTCGACAAAGCCGACAGCGGCTCTGCGCTCGGGACGGTGCAGCTGTTCCAAGCGCTCGGCGCCACGATCGGCCTAAGTATCTTCGGCAGCCTGCTGGCGCGGCACATTAATACGGGTGTATCCGGACTGGCAGACCAGCTGCCTGAAGGAACGGCGAAGAATATCGCGACCGGCGGCATTCCGGATGGCCTTCCGCACGAGCTGTTGGTTAAGGTGCAGACCGTGTTCGCGGAATCGTTCCAACATATATTCAACATCTCGTTCGTCTTCGTTATCGCGGCTTTCGTTGCCTGCTGGTTCTTGAAGAAGGAAGTGCTGCAAAAACGGGAGGAAGACACTGCTGCCCCAGCGGCAGCGGCGGAATCATCCGCGCATCTGTAG
- the trpS gene encoding tryptophan--tRNA ligase codes for MKIVLSGIKPSGELNIGGYGGALHQFLALQQQQFECLFFVPDLHAVTVAQDPNVLRKRTMDIAAYYIAAGIDPKKATIFIQSHVSAHAELGWLMETQAHFGELSRMTQFKEKSNGKDTVSSALFTYPVLMAADILLYQATHVPVGDDQKQHLEMTRDLAARFNQRFRPVFTVPEPIIQQLGSRIMSLDDPAKKMSKSNPNANSYILFQDSPEVIHKKIAKAVTDSEGVVRCDWAHKPAVSNLIEIYAVFADESVETIESRYKGVGYGAFKRDLADVIAAKLQPIQRRYSEIVESDELIRILKDGAVKAAETANRTLLQAKQAMGFVTWAQ; via the coding sequence ATGAAAATCGTTTTATCCGGCATCAAACCAAGCGGCGAGCTCAATATCGGCGGCTATGGAGGTGCACTCCATCAGTTTCTAGCCCTGCAGCAGCAGCAATTCGAGTGCTTGTTCTTCGTGCCCGATCTTCATGCCGTCACCGTGGCACAGGACCCAAATGTCTTGCGCAAGCGCACGATGGACATTGCCGCGTATTACATCGCTGCTGGCATCGACCCCAAGAAAGCGACGATTTTCATCCAATCCCATGTCTCCGCGCATGCCGAGCTCGGCTGGTTGATGGAGACGCAGGCGCATTTCGGGGAGTTAAGCCGGATGACCCAGTTCAAAGAAAAATCAAACGGCAAAGATACGGTCAGCTCCGCGCTGTTCACGTATCCCGTCCTGATGGCGGCCGATATTCTGCTCTATCAGGCTACCCACGTTCCTGTCGGCGATGATCAGAAGCAGCATCTGGAAATGACGAGAGACTTGGCTGCCCGGTTTAACCAACGATTCCGTCCTGTCTTTACCGTCCCTGAGCCGATCATTCAGCAGCTTGGCTCCCGCATTATGAGCTTGGATGATCCCGCGAAGAAAATGAGCAAGAGTAATCCAAATGCAAACAGTTATATTCTGTTCCAGGATTCGCCAGAGGTCATTCACAAAAAAATAGCCAAAGCAGTAACCGATTCCGAGGGCGTTGTCCGCTGCGACTGGGCTCATAAGCCTGCAGTCAGCAATTTGATCGAGATCTATGCCGTCTTTGCCGATGAGTCCGTCGAGACGATCGAATCGCGTTATAAAGGCGTAGGGTACGGAGCCTTCAAGCGGGATCTCGCCGATGTCATTGCGGCCAAACTGCAGCCCATTCAGCGTCGCTACAGCGAAATCGTGGAATCGGATGAGTTGATTCGGATTTTGAAGGACGGTGCGGTCAAAGCAGCTGAAACCGCAAACCGAACGCTGCTCCAAGCGAAGCAAGCAATGGGGTTCGTCACCTGGGCGCAGTAA
- a CDS encoding M4 family metallopeptidase, protein MRYLRLKSYLASAMAMVMVVSGVFVPAASANANGNEGMAGNPILAGESQGLSLSDAPRLLQGKLSGELESDSDVVDFFTPKQDAKSLTGIKSNLSIVKKTGDNGGKQHYLLQQTYQGLPVYGKYVTAHLGADKRMYAITNDSSSDLDALSLETQPAIAPSAAAGLFQADVEQAVGYTITLGGHIAARELGQPKTELLVYPYEGTYKLAYRVEMEYIQPTIGRWTGFVDAQTGAVLKKFSLMEQAGESAAGSGKGYYGTSRAINVSQESDGTYMLIDKTKPMYSSENGSEKGTIDTYDIENPFFPITSSSSDFADPEAVDAHYFAGQVYDFYANRFGRNSLDGNGMSIISVVNGGAIDNAYWDGYEIVYGDGADLFECLTCANDVIAHEFTHAVTQYSANLDYVGQSGALNESVSDIMAAVFDDEDWAIGEDTGVAGVHGVLRDMQNPDRGLDPQPSTMAGYVQLPEDEDHDNGGVHLNSGIPNHAAYLVATGIDGVAGLEGQGRSLLGQITYGALTSYLTPTSGFEAARDAFVLAAGDLNLPEEQKEAVIAAVKDAWAAVGLPYTSNENNIVAFHTTGMADNAIINSASHTVTFQVKYGTDLTKLAPSIAVSPGASVSPDPTETQNFEVPVKYTITSDNGLAQDWLVQGAVLDPESQNNIDDFNAEFMSGPAIVDPIGHRVTVYAENDDDLTAISPVVRVSQGASVTPASGTAINLSIPVTYTVTAENGSKQTWTVAAVKDSLSPKLLAAGSISDNVVMAVFDHAMDFSTLGNTANYKLESLLLGNADPQISKVEVDCDDQNVVYLTTNALVSQNGYKLSVSNLKSTDLKGVRSDWTSTYFLSDDTAKPVLSTARVSGDKLTLTFNEYVQASYSSTRETFSLEINGSTVQPIDVTSNARRLVLTLPDRVAPTDEVSVSYKPSDEETYLNVTDFNGNELDAFKNVPVINRTNSLPIAAGKDWAHINSDVKQMIKHPTEPIVYTIADKSFTVNAVNLDTGDVESIEMDRQPERLYWANGKLYVALVDRPHDYTWWNEDQTGSIAILNGETLTKLDQFNVPIDPFDLVVDADGNIYVSSGSGQWTNFTSFSGTTKAAVDTVTIREASYLQLGSSSHLYSINTDVSPRDIYAYNVNAAAQFTDPKSTIGGYDSPYHGDYAMSTYLRISPDGNYLFNGAGTIFTTSSVKADDMVYSRSIEPFQSIVFSQDLQKFYTLDNGKLRTYNYASFQLESERAVPANAEEIFLGDEANKLFMEYANDDMGVTIAAFSLNEQPARKASPHAISAQAAAANSTSLRACPIPTSGGGGGTPPPVGGGGGGGGGGGMITPPAAPAADPTVTLGSDDFVIKQEIDTSGEKVDQVTPNPDRLAQAFKDAQQNSDTYQKEHGESITPKVVIPVGTIGNKTTVELPASLLASTSKANGQTAVVIQSNDVTYSLPLEAFSGDNLKQSLGASGLDLGNVHILITMERIGAALNSTIEQQLLEEGFAKLSASFNFTVTLDNQGKSIEMKDFNGTYVTRTFSLSDSVDANHVTALVYDPVSKGSTFVPAFVRKEGTAVFVDVKAPHNSIYTITSASKSFSDIKNHAAKNDIEIMASKKVVLGITDTLFKPEQRVTRAEFAALLVRSLGMTIPQSSTLRFIDVDQKAWYAGVVDGAAKAGFIIGDDKGRFTPNGIITRQEMAVMIARAVDYTGKAGKTLQSRSIDFNAVSDSAAVASWAADDVKTMLSSGIMETGLRGQFEPALPVTRANAVVALHKMLQQLAFIN, encoded by the coding sequence TTGAGGTATTTACGTCTTAAGTCCTATTTGGCATCTGCAATGGCCATGGTAATGGTTGTCTCCGGAGTCTTCGTTCCGGCTGCATCGGCAAATGCAAACGGTAATGAAGGCATGGCGGGCAATCCGATTTTGGCCGGGGAGTCGCAGGGGCTGTCTCTGTCGGATGCGCCGCGCTTGCTGCAAGGCAAGCTGTCCGGCGAGTTGGAGTCCGACTCCGATGTGGTTGATTTCTTCACGCCCAAGCAGGATGCGAAGAGCTTGACTGGCATCAAGAGCAATCTATCGATTGTGAAGAAGACGGGAGACAATGGGGGCAAACAGCATTACTTGCTGCAGCAAACCTACCAAGGGCTGCCTGTATACGGGAAATATGTAACCGCCCATCTAGGCGCGGACAAGCGTATGTACGCGATTACGAACGACTCGTCGTCGGATCTAGATGCGTTGTCACTGGAGACGCAGCCGGCAATCGCGCCGTCAGCGGCGGCAGGCCTCTTTCAGGCCGATGTTGAGCAGGCAGTCGGATATACCATTACGCTTGGCGGCCATATCGCTGCGCGTGAACTTGGACAGCCTAAGACGGAACTGCTCGTTTATCCATATGAAGGCACGTATAAGCTGGCTTACCGGGTTGAGATGGAATATATCCAGCCTACAATCGGACGTTGGACTGGTTTCGTTGATGCGCAAACCGGCGCGGTTCTCAAGAAGTTCAGCTTAATGGAGCAAGCGGGAGAAAGCGCAGCAGGCTCAGGCAAAGGCTATTATGGTACTTCTAGAGCGATTAATGTCTCGCAGGAGTCCGACGGAACGTACATGTTGATCGATAAAACAAAACCGATGTACAGCTCGGAGAACGGTTCGGAGAAGGGTACGATCGATACCTACGATATCGAAAATCCGTTCTTCCCGATTACATCGAGCTCCTCGGATTTTGCGGATCCTGAGGCTGTTGACGCGCATTATTTTGCGGGGCAGGTTTACGATTTTTATGCCAATCGTTTTGGACGCAACAGCTTGGACGGAAATGGCATGTCGATTATTTCGGTCGTGAATGGCGGAGCCATTGATAATGCCTATTGGGACGGGTACGAAATTGTTTATGGAGACGGCGCGGACTTGTTTGAATGCTTGACGTGCGCGAACGACGTAATCGCCCACGAATTTACGCATGCGGTCACCCAATATTCCGCGAATCTGGATTATGTCGGACAATCGGGAGCGCTGAACGAGTCCGTCTCTGACATCATGGCTGCCGTGTTTGACGATGAGGACTGGGCAATCGGCGAAGATACGGGCGTTGCCGGCGTACATGGCGTGCTTCGCGACATGCAGAATCCGGACCGCGGCCTAGATCCGCAGCCTTCAACCATGGCAGGCTACGTGCAGCTTCCTGAGGACGAGGATCACGATAACGGCGGCGTTCATTTGAATAGCGGCATTCCGAACCACGCGGCCTACTTGGTTGCGACCGGTATTGACGGCGTCGCGGGCTTAGAGGGCCAGGGCCGGTCACTGCTCGGCCAAATCACCTATGGAGCGCTGACTTCCTATTTGACGCCTACTTCGGGGTTTGAAGCTGCAAGAGACGCGTTCGTGCTGGCCGCTGGCGATTTAAATCTCCCTGAGGAGCAGAAGGAAGCAGTGATTGCCGCCGTCAAGGACGCATGGGCGGCCGTCGGTTTGCCATACACAAGCAATGAGAATAACATTGTGGCCTTCCATACGACGGGAATGGCGGATAATGCTATCATTAACAGTGCCTCGCATACCGTAACGTTTCAAGTGAAATACGGCACCGATCTCACGAAGTTAGCACCGAGTATTGCCGTCTCGCCGGGGGCTTCCGTCAGTCCGGACCCGACGGAAACGCAGAATTTCGAGGTGCCCGTCAAGTATACGATCACATCCGATAACGGCCTGGCGCAGGATTGGCTGGTTCAAGGCGCCGTCTTGGATCCGGAGTCGCAAAACAATATCGACGATTTCAATGCCGAATTCATGAGCGGGCCGGCGATTGTCGATCCGATCGGCCATCGGGTCACGGTCTATGCCGAGAATGATGACGATCTGACCGCAATCAGTCCGGTCGTCCGCGTATCGCAAGGGGCTTCAGTTACTCCTGCCAGCGGTACGGCTATCAATTTGTCGATACCTGTGACTTATACAGTAACGGCTGAGAACGGCAGCAAGCAGACATGGACGGTAGCAGCCGTAAAAGATTCCCTCAGTCCGAAGCTTCTGGCCGCAGGCTCGATCAGCGATAACGTCGTTATGGCCGTGTTCGATCATGCGATGGATTTTTCGACGCTTGGGAACACGGCGAACTATAAGCTCGAATCTCTGCTGCTCGGGAATGCCGACCCTCAAATCAGCAAAGTCGAAGTGGATTGCGACGATCAGAATGTTGTCTATTTGACGACCAACGCGCTTGTTTCGCAAAATGGCTACAAGCTGTCCGTTTCCAATTTGAAGAGCACGGATTTAAAAGGCGTGCGATCCGACTGGACAAGCACGTATTTCTTATCGGACGATACCGCCAAGCCGGTGCTCAGCACGGCTAGAGTGAGCGGCGATAAGCTTACCCTTACGTTTAATGAATACGTGCAAGCCTCCTATAGTTCCACGAGGGAAACCTTCTCGTTGGAAATCAACGGTAGCACCGTTCAGCCTATCGATGTTACTTCGAACGCGAGAAGACTTGTTCTGACACTGCCCGATCGTGTAGCTCCCACGGACGAGGTCAGTGTTTCCTATAAGCCTTCTGATGAGGAAACGTACTTGAATGTGACAGATTTTAACGGCAATGAGCTGGATGCATTCAAGAACGTTCCAGTCATTAACCGAACGAATTCGCTTCCGATTGCCGCAGGCAAGGATTGGGCGCATATCAACAGCGACGTGAAGCAGATGATAAAGCATCCAACTGAGCCGATTGTGTATACCATTGCCGACAAAAGCTTTACGGTTAACGCGGTGAACCTCGATACCGGCGATGTTGAGAGCATTGAGATGGATCGTCAGCCTGAGCGGCTGTACTGGGCGAACGGGAAGCTCTACGTTGCTCTCGTTGATCGGCCTCACGATTATACGTGGTGGAATGAAGATCAAACGGGTAGCATTGCGATATTGAACGGGGAGACGCTCACGAAGCTGGATCAGTTCAACGTGCCGATCGATCCGTTTGATCTGGTGGTGGATGCGGACGGAAATATCTATGTGTCCTCAGGCTCGGGACAATGGACCAATTTTACGTCCTTCTCTGGTACGACGAAGGCGGCGGTCGATACCGTGACGATCCGCGAGGCCAGTTATTTGCAGCTGGGCAGCTCAAGTCATCTTTATTCCATCAACACCGATGTTAGCCCTAGGGATATTTATGCGTACAATGTTAACGCGGCCGCTCAGTTTACCGACCCCAAGTCGACGATCGGCGGCTATGATTCTCCTTACCATGGCGACTACGCAATGTCGACATACCTCCGGATTTCTCCGGACGGCAATTATTTGTTTAACGGAGCTGGCACGATTTTCACGACTTCATCGGTTAAAGCAGACGACATGGTCTACTCAAGAAGCATCGAGCCGTTCCAAAGCATCGTTTTCTCGCAAGATTTGCAGAAGTTCTATACCTTGGACAACGGCAAGCTTAGAACCTATAATTACGCTTCGTTTCAGCTGGAGAGCGAACGTGCTGTTCCTGCGAATGCAGAAGAGATCTTCCTTGGCGACGAGGCTAATAAGCTGTTCATGGAATACGCGAATGACGACATGGGTGTAACGATCGCAGCGTTTTCGCTCAATGAACAGCCTGCTCGCAAGGCGAGTCCGCATGCCATCTCGGCGCAAGCGGCAGCAGCTAATAGCACAAGTCTCCGTGCCTGCCCGATTCCGACAAGCGGAGGCGGCGGGGGAACACCGCCTCCTGTAGGTGGAGGTGGAGGTGGAGGCGGAGGTGGCGGTATGATCACTCCTCCTGCTGCACCAGCTGCTGACCCCACGGTGACATTGGGCTCGGACGATTTCGTAATCAAGCAAGAAATAGATACGAGCGGTGAAAAAGTGGATCAGGTCACGCCAAATCCGGATAGATTGGCGCAAGCGTTCAAGGATGCGCAGCAAAACTCGGATACCTATCAGAAAGAGCATGGCGAGTCCATTACGCCGAAGGTCGTCATCCCTGTTGGAACCATCGGTAACAAGACGACGGTGGAGCTTCCGGCAAGTTTGCTGGCATCAACGAGCAAAGCCAATGGGCAGACAGCGGTTGTCATCCAATCCAACGATGTCACGTATTCCCTTCCGCTCGAAGCGTTTAGCGGCGACAATCTGAAGCAAAGCTTAGGCGCAAGCGGCCTGGATTTAGGAAATGTGCATATTTTAATTACGATGGAACGGATAGGTGCAGCGCTTAACTCGACTATTGAGCAGCAGCTTTTAGAAGAGGGCTTCGCGAAACTGTCGGCTTCCTTCAATTTTACGGTTACGCTGGACAACCAGGGCAAGTCGATTGAAATGAAAGATTTCAACGGCACCTACGTGACCCGGACATTCTCCTTAAGCGACAGCGTCGATGCTAACCATGTTACGGCGCTTGTCTATGATCCGGTGTCCAAAGGATCGACCTTCGTGCCTGCTTTCGTACGTAAAGAAGGCACAGCTGTTTTCGTTGACGTCAAGGCGCCCCATAACAGCATTTATACGATCACGAGCGCGTCCAAATCGTTCTCGGACATCAAGAACCACGCCGCAAAGAACGATATCGAAATCATGGCTTCCAAAAAAGTCGTTCTCGGCATTACGGACACGCTTTTCAAGCCGGAACAGCGAGTCACGCGGGCGGAATTCGCCGCGCTGCTGGTTCGTTCGCTCGGCATGACGATTCCGCAGAGCAGCACGCTTCGGTTCATCGACGTGGATCAGAAGGCTTGGTATGCAGGCGTCGTGGACGGCGCAGCCAAAGCCGGCTTCATTATCGGCGATGATAAGGGCAGGTTTACGCCAAACGGCATCATCACCCGCCAGGAGATGGCGGTTATGATCGCTAGAGCGGTCGATTATACCGGCAAAGCGGGCAAGACGCTTCAATCGCGGTCCATCGACTTCAATGCCGTCTCTGACTCGGCGGCAGTAGCAAGCTGGGCGGCGGACGATGTCAAGACGATGCTGAGCAGCGGCATCATGGAGACGGGCTTGCGCGGACAATTTGAACCTGCGCTTCCGGTGACACGCGCCAATGCAGTCGTTGCTCTGCACAAAATGCTCCAGCAGCTTGCATTTATCAATTAA
- a CDS encoding ornithine carbamoyltransferase (catalyzes the formation of L-citrulline from carbamoyl phosphate and L-ornithine in arginine biosynthesis and degradation), producing the protein MKHLLSLKEFNRQELMALIQKGLDIKLNPEDYSHALSRKGLLMLFQKTSTRTNLSFQSGINQMGGYAVTMDWASSNFSISPIQYESRYVSRNSDFIMARLKNHAHLLELAAYATVPVINGCCDRYHPCQALADLMTIYEVSGTFDDITVTYVGIHNNVANSLIAGCMALGVRLLLVTPIVNEASWDEELMSQAYRSGFVANMDILAEAAALSDYVYTDTWIDMEHYNDPDYQSEKEFRLATMMPYQVNSMNLGDRTPYIMHDMPIHPGFEIAAELVESNKSVIYQQAENRMHVQKALLLYLQNID; encoded by the coding sequence ATGAAACATCTGTTATCTTTAAAGGAATTTAACCGGCAAGAGCTGATGGCACTTATTCAGAAAGGCCTCGACATCAAGCTGAACCCTGAGGACTACTCCCACGCGCTCAGCCGCAAAGGATTACTGATGCTTTTTCAAAAAACGTCGACGAGAACGAATCTCTCCTTCCAATCCGGCATCAACCAAATGGGCGGGTATGCCGTTACGATGGACTGGGCATCCAGCAATTTCAGTATTTCGCCTATTCAGTACGAATCCCGATACGTCTCGCGCAACAGCGACTTCATTATGGCGAGGCTGAAAAATCATGCCCACCTTCTGGAGCTCGCCGCCTATGCAACCGTTCCAGTCATCAATGGCTGCTGCGATCGGTACCATCCCTGCCAGGCTTTGGCCGATTTGATGACGATCTATGAGGTATCCGGAACCTTCGACGACATTACCGTCACCTATGTCGGCATTCATAATAATGTTGCCAATTCGTTGATTGCAGGCTGCATGGCCCTAGGCGTTCGTCTGCTGCTCGTCACGCCGATCGTGAATGAAGCTTCGTGGGACGAGGAGCTTATGTCGCAGGCTTATCGGAGCGGATTCGTTGCCAACATGGACATATTGGCTGAAGCTGCCGCGCTCTCGGATTATGTGTATACAGATACATGGATCGACATGGAGCATTACAATGATCCGGATTACCAATCGGAAAAAGAATTCCGACTGGCGACGATGATGCCCTACCAGGTAAACAGCATGAATCTCGGAGACCGTACACCGTACATCATGCATGACATGCCCATCCATCCCGGATTCGAAATTGCCGCGGAGCTGGTCGAATCGAACAAATCCGTCATCTATCAGCAGGCGGAGAACAGAATGCACGTTCAGAAGGCACTCCTGTTGTATTTGCAAAATATCGATTAA
- a CDS encoding SgcJ/EcaC family oxidoreductase: MPADVDYILHHYAARLAAHDSFLQEDEIAVVRLYQQLLAGWNNRNAEEMAAPFAKESEMIGFDGSEASGSAEVHAHLAPIFAHHKTPIYYASIKSVQLLTADAAILRAYAGLVPEGAADLDPKLNAQHALTAVKRDGSWSIALFQNTPAQFHMEPERREQMTEELRKLIH; the protein is encoded by the coding sequence ATGCCTGCTGACGTTGACTATATTCTACATCATTATGCGGCACGGCTCGCCGCACATGACTCTTTCTTGCAGGAGGATGAAATTGCGGTCGTTCGACTCTATCAGCAGCTGCTTGCCGGCTGGAACAACAGAAATGCGGAAGAGATGGCCGCTCCTTTTGCGAAAGAGAGCGAGATGATCGGGTTCGATGGCAGCGAAGCCTCGGGAAGTGCGGAAGTCCATGCGCATTTGGCGCCGATTTTTGCCCATCACAAGACGCCGATTTATTATGCAAGCATCAAATCCGTGCAGCTGCTGACCGCTGATGCAGCCATTCTCCGTGCATATGCCGGTCTCGTCCCGGAGGGGGCCGCTGATCTGGATCCCAAGCTGAATGCCCAGCATGCGCTCACCGCCGTGAAACGGGACGGAAGCTGGTCCATCGCTTTATTTCAAAATACGCCGGCGCAGTTCCATATGGAGCCGGAGCGAAGAGAGCAGATGACCGAAGAACTGCGGAAGCTGATCCACTAG
- a CDS encoding outer membrane lipoprotein-sorting protein, producing MRRRFSFIAVILLCLTAVLAGCGTKDAESVVKDLDKTLNGLDSYHGKGKMTLFTGQQPLEYDVDVSYQKPQYYRIALTNAKKDITQIVLRNDEGVFVLTPRLNKVFRFQSDWPANQGQVYLYQTLVQSILLDNSRQFAVDNDAYVFDVMANYQNGTLARQKIWLNKSDYAPNKVEVSDTNNAVMVSVKFDSFEFGSKLEKGVFDTQKNMGTPAAGGDQPTMADPDNNADNTNGAANENADTTSTNDSTNSGANENANTITTNDSTNNSENNADPSNNAATNADSSNNGNQSTDNASPDENATNADADGSNSSNNASDNASSDGAEGAVAPAEGTFTGMEPSYLPDGVSEKDQQDIVFGGNPGIMIRYAGDYEYTLIETQPKDVAVSATTGKLVDLGFTYGQLFGEELGQHTLTWTYEGKEFRITSGNLPENEMIKVAQSVQGEISK from the coding sequence ATGCGTCGTCGATTCAGTTTCATCGCAGTAATCCTGCTTTGCCTCACGGCGGTGCTCGCAGGCTGCGGGACTAAGGACGCGGAATCGGTTGTCAAGGATTTGGACAAAACGTTAAACGGTTTGGACAGCTACCACGGCAAGGGTAAAATGACGTTGTTCACCGGCCAGCAGCCGCTCGAGTACGATGTGGATGTTTCGTACCAGAAGCCGCAGTATTACCGCATCGCCTTGACGAATGCGAAGAAAGACATTACGCAGATCGTGCTGCGCAACGACGAAGGCGTATTTGTCCTAACGCCGCGGCTGAACAAAGTCTTCCGGTTCCAGAGCGATTGGCCGGCGAACCAAGGCCAGGTCTACTTGTATCAAACGCTTGTCCAAAGCATTCTGCTGGACAACTCCCGTCAGTTTGCAGTAGATAATGACGCCTACGTCTTCGACGTCATGGCGAATTATCAGAACGGTACCTTGGCCCGTCAGAAAATTTGGCTGAACAAATCCGATTACGCACCGAATAAAGTCGAAGTCAGCGATACGAATAATGCGGTTATGGTCTCGGTGAAATTCGACTCGTTTGAATTCGGCTCCAAGCTGGAGAAGGGCGTATTCGATACCCAGAAGAATATGGGCACGCCGGCAGCAGGCGGCGATCAGCCGACGATGGCCGACCCTGACAACAATGCCGATAACACGAATGGCGCAGCGAACGAGAATGCCGACACAACATCGACGAACGACAGCACGAATAGCGGAGCGAACGAGAATGCCAACACGATAACGACGAACGACAGCACGAACAACTCGGAAAATAACGCCGATCCGTCCAACAATGCCGCAACGAACGCAGACAGCTCGAACAATGGGAACCAGTCAACCGACAATGCAAGTCCGGACGAGAATGCGACGAATGCGGACGCCGATGGCAGCAACAGCAGCAACAACGCCTCCGATAATGCTTCAAGCGACGGAGCAGAAGGCGCGGTTGCCCCTGCGGAAGGCACTTTTACGGGCATGGAGCCATCGTATTTACCGGACGGCGTCTCGGAGAAAGACCAGCAGGATATCGTTTTCGGCGGCAATCCGGGCATTATGATCCGTTATGCCGGCGACTATGAATACACGTTGATCGAGACGCAGCCGAAGGATGTAGCCGTTTCCGCAACGACAGGGAAACTCGTCGATCTCGGTTTTACCTACGGTCAACTCTTCGGCGAAGAGCTGGGGCAGCATACGCTGACATGGACGTACGAAGGCAAGGAGTTCCGGATTACGAGCGGAAACCTGCCAGAGAATGAGATGATTAAAGTCGCGCAATCCGTTCAAGGCGAGATATCCAAGTAA